TTTCGTATTTGTCGAGAGAAAGGGTGCGGTCCACCTTCATGGAAGATTTTCGCGCGTTCATTTCGGAAGCAGTCCCCGAGCATCGAAGAACCTTCGATTGGCATGACTCCCAACAGGACCCTCAGGGAATGTACAATGTCGATTGCCGTGTCAACGGAATGGAACGGCCGCTTTTCGTTTTTGCCCTGCCCGGGGATGACAAGGCGCGGGATGCAACCATTTCCCTCCTCCAGTTTGAAAAGATGGGCGTATCGCTTCGAAGTATGGCGGTATTTGAAGATCAGGAGAGCGTCAACCGCAAGGTGCTGGCCCGTCTGAGCGATGTGTGTGAGAAGCAGTTTTCCAGCCTTGGTGCGAACAAGGATCGCATCGCCCGTTACCTCAAGGAGGTCATGGGAAGTGTGTGATCGAGCAAACTTCAATCTGAAACTTGGTGGTGGATTACGGGACGCTAAACGACTTGACGAAATCAACCTAATGATCTATGGTGCGCCGGACTTGGGAAATTTGAGGAGTTTTTTCTTGTGAATTCCGCCAAATTTCTTAAGCGCAGAGGAGT
This sequence is a window from Syntrophobacterales bacterium. Protein-coding genes within it:
- a CDS encoding DUF1828 domain-containing protein: MTIDPTIVSDFRAKVCEQVQLAQEGIDRYRVFTPFLFEDGDHLAIVLRREHARWILTDEGHTYMHLTYDIDEKDFQKGTRQKIMTNAISIFNIEDRDGELILAIQEDHYGDALFSFSQALLKITDVSYLSRERVRSTFMEDFRAFISEAVPEHRRTFDWHDSQQDPQGMYNVDCRVNGMERPLFVFALPGDDKARDATISLLQFEKMGVSLRSMAVFEDQESVNRKVLARLSDVCEKQFSSLGANKDRIARYLKEVMGSV